A segment of the Desulfitobacterium dehalogenans ATCC 51507 genome:
CAACGTTTTTTGGTTTTAGGCTTTAAATGGCCATCGATTTTTGAATAGGATAAAATACCTTTTCCATAATGTGGTAATCTCTTTTATGCAAAAAATAAATGCTTAGCTCCAAACTTGTCTCAGATTTCTTTTATCAAGCATATTTTATTGTATACTCATTTTTAACGGATGATATTTTATAGGAGGTTTGATCTATGTATAGAAATCGACTTTTTCGGAGTAGCGGATATACGGGATATCAATACTCCGTAGGGGGCTATAGTGGATACGGCGAAGTGGGCCTGGGGACCCTTCTGCTTACTGCTCTTGTTATTTAAGGCAGTTCATTAAGGCAAGAAAGCTAAACAGAACCACGATCCTGTCGGATGACGCCAGGGCATACAGAGGCTGTTGACATTGTATAGTCAGCAGCTTTTTGCTTAAGTTACATAAAAAACGAAGGCTGAGGAATTTTCTCAGCCTTTAAAATACTTGATGACCCTAAACCTGGTAAACAATAACTCTATATAAATAACTGTATTTGAGACTCCATCGCCTCTTGTAGAAAATCCGCAGCGGTTATAATTTGCACTTCCGGGAGCAATTCCTCCTTTTTAAAGCCCATTACGTCCACAGAGAGCTTACAACCATAGAATTGCACCCCTTTTTTTCTTGCCCCATTGAGAAACGCGGTAAGGGGTGGCGTATCCTCATCTTCCATCATTTCTTTGAGCATAGCCTTTCCTAAGCCGGCCATGTTCATGCGTGAAAGAGGCAAATCCTCGATTCCCTTAGGAGTAACCATGCCAAACATCTGCTCATAGAGGGATTTGTCTTCCAGCGTCATTTTTTCAGGATCTCGTACTAGACAAAGCCCCCAAAAGGCAAAGAACATAGTCACATCCATACCCATCTCCCGCCCTGAATTAGCCAGAATCAAACCTGCCAAGGCTTTATCATACTCACCGCTGAACATGAGCAGGGTCATCTTCTTATTCTTTGTAGTTTGCTTTCCCGGACTTATATTTTTCTCCGGGCATATGTCTTTCTCAGAGTGTATGTTTGTTGTATTCGGTTTTA
Coding sequences within it:
- a CDS encoding DsrE/DsrF/DrsH-like family protein; this encodes MTLLMFSGEYDKALAGLILANSGREMGMDVTMFFAFWGLCLVRDPEKMTLEDKSLYEQMFGMVTPKGIEDLPLSRMNMAGLGKAMLKEMMEDEDTPPLTAFLNGARKKGVQFYGCKLSVDVMGFKKEELLPEVQIITAADFLQEAMESQIQLFI